A stretch of Candidatus Methanomethylophilaceae archaeon DNA encodes these proteins:
- a CDS encoding MBL fold metallo-hydrolase, whose amino-acid sequence MRKSYVTTMPDNIGAFLKASRCFASLGINITRVSYNKAVDMHTLFIDAEGTPEQLAEADVELREIGYIQSTDGERTVMLMEFILRDEPGSVTKVLELITEFGFNISYISSQEDGTPFQRFKMGLFVDDSEKVSSFMAKVSELCEVNILDYNSSNTVYDNSIFYRSFVSALSGSMALSPEKKEELLVNCNRAMQLLDERGLSPYRTFDSIGKLAELLVRCKGDAFSSRVTRHRISERSMITVIEPPCGSNVTIIESDGETLFVDSGYACYKEETLKLIREVVPGFDGMRKRVLITHADLDHIGLCGIFDEVLSSENSAICMREEFEGRDGFRESNPLHKPYISICKILTSYEPIPTDKVSIIWKARPESPVPLYPAGYLNVGEFCFEVYEGRGGHLKGEIVLIEYTAKIAFTGDIYVNVHGMTAEQSEYNRYAPILMTSVDTDPKICKEEREALMQRLGPGKWSIFSGHGSAKKFEVTESKS is encoded by the coding sequence ATGAGGAAGTCGTACGTAACCACGATGCCGGACAACATAGGCGCGTTCCTGAAAGCCAGCAGATGTTTCGCATCGCTTGGGATCAATATCACGAGGGTAAGCTACAACAAAGCCGTGGACATGCACACCCTCTTCATAGATGCCGAAGGCACGCCTGAGCAGCTTGCCGAAGCTGACGTCGAGCTGCGCGAAATAGGTTACATACAGTCGACGGATGGCGAGCGCACCGTCATGCTGATGGAGTTCATCCTTCGGGATGAGCCGGGGAGCGTCACAAAAGTTTTGGAGCTCATAACCGAGTTCGGGTTCAACATCTCATACATATCGTCGCAGGAGGACGGCACCCCATTCCAGAGGTTCAAGATGGGTCTCTTCGTGGATGACAGCGAGAAAGTTTCGAGTTTTATGGCCAAGGTATCCGAGCTGTGCGAGGTGAACATCCTCGATTACAACAGCTCAAACACCGTATACGACAATTCAATCTTCTACAGGTCGTTTGTTTCCGCCTTATCCGGAAGCATGGCTTTGAGCCCGGAGAAGAAGGAGGAGCTTCTGGTCAATTGCAACAGGGCGATGCAGCTTCTCGATGAGAGGGGGCTGTCCCCATACCGCACCTTCGATTCCATAGGGAAGCTGGCGGAGCTTCTGGTCAGATGCAAAGGCGATGCATTCTCGTCCAGGGTCACCCGCCACAGAATCTCGGAGAGATCTATGATCACAGTGATCGAGCCTCCGTGCGGAAGCAACGTGACCATAATCGAATCGGACGGGGAGACGCTGTTCGTGGATTCTGGTTATGCATGCTACAAAGAAGAGACCCTTAAGCTCATCAGGGAAGTCGTCCCAGGATTTGACGGCATGCGGAAGAGGGTGCTCATAACCCATGCGGATTTGGATCATATAGGACTATGCGGCATTTTTGATGAGGTTCTGTCCAGCGAGAACAGCGCCATATGCATGCGCGAGGAATTCGAGGGACGGGACGGATTCAGGGAGTCCAATCCTCTGCATAAACCGTATATCAGCATCTGCAAGATACTCACTTCGTACGAGCCCATCCCTACGGATAAAGTGAGCATCATTTGGAAGGCGCGCCCGGAAAGCCCGGTCCCATTGTATCCTGCGGGCTATCTCAACGTGGGGGAGTTCTGTTTCGAAGTCTATGAGGGGCGCGGAGGGCATCTCAAAGGGGAGATCGTCCTGATAGAATATACTGCTAAAATCGCATTCACCGGCGACATATACGTGAATGTCCATGGGATGACCGCCGAGCAGTCCGAATACAACAGATATGCGCCCATTCTTATGACATCCGTGGATACAGATCCGAAAATATGCAAAGAGGAGCGCGAAGCTCTCATGCAGCGTCTCGGCCCCGGAAAATGGTCGATATTCAGCGGGCATGGCTCAGCGAAAAAGTTCGAAGTCACGGAGTCCAAGTCATAA
- a CDS encoding sodium-dependent transporter produces MSGGTEGERASFSGRIGFIIAAAASAVGLGNLWRFPYLTSHFGGGIFVVVYIILALTFGFSLMVAEIAIGRKTGKSCTTAFRELSEKHGWIGTLAGIVPMLIVPYYCVIGGWVFKWFFESASGSLSVLSSDGGSFWWEYITGEAEGMGDPFIWFALFAAACVICIAIGVDKGIEKMSKILMPSLLMMIVVITAYEMTLPGIWDGIVFYLSPDVSKLSMGTFLGATSQIFYSMSLAMGIMITYGSYMRKEDSIEKSVRGISMIDTAVAILAGLLIVPSAFMFGFGDSQSMGLMFVSLPQVFAQMPGGAIVAPVFYLMVLFAAMTSAISLLEAVVSGFMDRFRIERRRSLAMAGSAVAVLGAFCILGFGPLMTDLAPFDQGAGWLGIFDMVTNSLLMPIVAVLTCAFIGFVIKTKPIEDEVEACGNPFRSKGLFRVMIRFVCPICLLAILIFGLADMFGLLSIY; encoded by the coding sequence ATGTCAGGAGGAACCGAAGGCGAGCGCGCATCTTTCAGCGGCAGGATCGGGTTCATCATAGCTGCGGCGGCATCCGCTGTCGGCCTGGGGAATCTGTGGAGGTTCCCTTACCTGACTTCGCATTTCGGCGGCGGCATATTCGTCGTGGTGTACATCATATTGGCTTTGACGTTCGGGTTCTCGCTCATGGTTGCCGAAATCGCTATCGGAAGGAAGACCGGCAAATCCTGCACCACAGCGTTCCGCGAACTGTCTGAGAAGCACGGATGGATCGGCACTTTGGCCGGCATTGTCCCGATGCTAATAGTGCCGTACTATTGCGTCATCGGCGGATGGGTCTTCAAATGGTTCTTCGAATCGGCGTCCGGAAGTCTGTCGGTTCTGTCTTCGGATGGAGGCAGCTTCTGGTGGGAATACATCACCGGAGAGGCGGAAGGCATGGGAGATCCATTCATCTGGTTCGCTCTTTTCGCTGCGGCATGCGTGATCTGCATAGCTATCGGCGTCGACAAAGGCATAGAGAAGATGAGCAAGATACTGATGCCCTCGCTTCTCATGATGATAGTCGTCATAACGGCTTACGAGATGACCCTCCCCGGAATCTGGGACGGAATCGTATTCTATCTCAGCCCCGACGTATCCAAGCTCAGCATGGGCACGTTCCTCGGCGCCACCAGCCAGATATTCTATTCCATGTCTTTGGCCATGGGGATCATGATAACGTACGGATCATACATGAGGAAGGAGGACAGCATCGAGAAGTCGGTGCGCGGCATAAGCATGATCGACACCGCCGTGGCGATATTGGCGGGGCTGCTGATCGTGCCGTCGGCGTTCATGTTCGGGTTCGGGGACAGCCAGTCGATGGGGCTCATGTTCGTATCTCTGCCGCAGGTGTTCGCTCAGATGCCCGGAGGAGCGATCGTCGCGCCGGTCTTCTATCTGATGGTGCTGTTCGCCGCGATGACGTCGGCGATTTCTCTGCTCGAGGCGGTGGTATCAGGTTTCATGGACAGGTTCAGGATAGAGCGCCGGAGGTCCTTGGCAATGGCCGGTTCAGCGGTGGCTGTCTTGGGTGCCTTCTGTATTCTAGGGTTCGGGCCGCTGATGACCGATCTGGCTCCGTTCGATCAGGGCGCAGGGTGGCTTGGGATATTCGATATGGTCACCAACTCTCTGCTCATGCCCATAGTGGCTGTCCTGACCTGCGCATTCATCGGCTTCGTGATAAAAACCAAGCCGATAGAGGACGAGGTGGAGGCATGCGGAAATCCGTTCAGATCCAAGGGCCTGTTCAGAGTGATGATCCGTTTCGTGTGCCCCATATGTTTGCTGGCAATATTGATTTTCGGACTGGCGGATATGTTCGGATTGCTTTCCATCTATTGA
- a CDS encoding ABC transporter ATP-binding protein, with the protein MAEIPISIRNMTAGYDGIPVLRNVTLDLRDKDYLAIVGPNGGGKTTLLRIALGLLEPMKGEAEVFGESPAKGARRLGYVPQHGTFDRRYPIKAEEAVMTGLRDASRGFQLRYSREEKESAEKAIEMVGIEHFRGKRIGDLSGGQIQRVLIARALARNPEAILLDEPTASLDPEMSSKIYDILRNINSNGVAIMLVTHDLNSMTQGVKRVACVNGSAIVGEKPEITPKMFELGYGIRIGEAAQ; encoded by the coding sequence ATGGCCGAGATTCCGATCTCCATCAGGAACATGACCGCGGGATACGATGGGATCCCAGTCCTCAGGAACGTGACCCTGGACCTCAGGGACAAAGATTACTTGGCTATCGTGGGGCCGAACGGAGGGGGAAAAACTACCCTCCTGCGCATCGCCCTGGGCCTTCTGGAGCCTATGAAAGGGGAAGCGGAAGTATTCGGCGAGAGCCCCGCAAAAGGCGCGCGCCGCTTGGGATACGTGCCCCAGCATGGAACCTTCGACCGCCGCTATCCGATAAAAGCGGAGGAGGCAGTCATGACCGGTCTCAGAGATGCGAGCCGCGGATTCCAGCTGAGATACAGCAGAGAAGAGAAGGAATCCGCGGAGAAAGCGATCGAGATGGTTGGGATCGAACATTTCCGCGGGAAGCGCATCGGAGACCTTTCAGGTGGGCAGATACAGCGCGTCCTCATCGCCAGAGCTCTCGCCAGAAACCCTGAAGCCATCCTTCTCGACGAACCTACCGCGAGCTTGGATCCCGAGATGTCCTCGAAGATCTATGATATACTCAGGAACATCAATTCCAACGGCGTCGCAATCATGCTGGTCACTCACGACCTAAACTCCATGACCCAGGGGGTGAAAAGGGTGGCCTGCGTGAACGGCAGCGCGATTGTCGGCGAAAAGCCAGAAATCACCCCCAAGATGTTCGAACTTGGGTACGGGATACGCATAGGGGAGGCGGCACAATGA
- a CDS encoding metal ABC transporter permease translates to MTSLPEYLAIPLIQNMFVATAVVCVLCGIIGAYVVVNRMVSVTGGIAHTVFGGVGFAYYVSSVFLVSWLTPMMGALLFAVIAAIIMTLLKRIKNIRQDTSIGVIWAVGMALGVIFMCFVDRTKVIPASFESILFGDVLYVGTQTLFVMIVLAIAIIAIVAFLYRDFLILTFDETQAKISGLRTGLLDLVLYLLIAITCVMVSNVVGIIMIIALVTIPSAIANLFSDSLKEMMAIGTLLSLGLSIFGLFMALALNTPPGSTVVLVIGLAFVSALMINRIQKRGKATEKSPSNRYDMRNKDDPSLSRVGDIKTIEARFHFR, encoded by the coding sequence ATGACGTCCCTGCCGGAGTATCTGGCCATCCCGCTGATACAGAACATGTTCGTCGCCACCGCGGTCGTCTGCGTGCTGTGCGGTATAATAGGGGCGTACGTCGTCGTCAATCGCATGGTTTCAGTAACTGGGGGAATCGCACACACCGTCTTTGGCGGCGTCGGATTCGCATATTATGTGAGCTCCGTGTTCCTGGTCAGCTGGCTAACCCCCATGATGGGCGCCTTGCTGTTCGCTGTGATAGCCGCGATAATAATGACCCTGCTGAAACGCATCAAAAACATCAGGCAGGACACCTCGATCGGAGTCATATGGGCCGTCGGGATGGCGCTGGGCGTGATATTCATGTGTTTCGTGGACCGCACAAAGGTGATACCGGCCTCCTTCGAATCCATCCTATTCGGGGACGTTCTTTACGTGGGCACCCAGACGCTGTTCGTCATGATTGTTCTCGCCATAGCCATCATCGCGATCGTCGCGTTTCTCTACCGCGATTTCCTCATACTCACTTTCGACGAGACGCAGGCGAAGATCTCCGGGCTACGCACCGGACTTCTGGACCTTGTCCTTTACCTGCTCATAGCGATAACCTGCGTGATGGTATCGAACGTAGTCGGGATAATCATGATAATCGCTCTCGTGACCATACCGTCCGCCATCGCGAACCTGTTCTCGGACAGCCTGAAAGAAATGATGGCCATCGGGACGCTGCTGTCGCTTGGCCTTTCCATATTCGGCCTGTTCATGGCGCTGGCTCTCAACACCCCGCCGGGATCGACGGTGGTTCTGGTCATCGGGCTTGCGTTCGTCTCGGCGCTGATGATCAATCGCATCCAGAAGAGGGGGAAGGCCACGGAAAAAAGCCCATCCAATCGATATGACATGCGAAACAAAGATGATCCTAGCCTTTCACGAGTGGGTGATATAAAGACGATAGAAGCTCGATTTCACTTCAGATAG
- a CDS encoding NYN domain-containing protein: protein MSIISYDANDRIMIFIDLRNIIKSVSADSKYSKVDYVSLVRCLKGPRKLIAAYVFDSKGAIDATDKSKRFHDYLRYKGFRVIARDSYDPDHNVQKEVDVAMAVQMVTHAYKNNYDVAVVVSGDRDFIPAIQEVQAAGKRVEVAAFSNSKSDEMERQCDVYHNLDKEPILSLMNISEVLTQDGTLEMVRWNSKTGSLRKTTSLVRATKIGAFCPNPAS from the coding sequence ATGTCAATAATATCATACGATGCGAACGATCGCATCATGATTTTCATCGATCTGAGGAACATCATAAAGAGCGTGTCCGCGGATTCAAAGTATTCCAAGGTGGACTATGTTTCATTGGTGAGATGCCTGAAAGGTCCCAGAAAGCTCATCGCGGCTTATGTGTTCGACAGCAAAGGCGCCATCGATGCCACCGACAAATCGAAGCGTTTCCATGATTATCTGAGATACAAAGGCTTCAGGGTCATCGCCAGAGATTCTTACGACCCAGACCATAACGTTCAGAAAGAGGTGGATGTGGCCATGGCCGTGCAGATGGTGACCCATGCGTACAAGAATAATTATGACGTCGCCGTGGTCGTCAGCGGGGACAGGGATTTCATTCCGGCGATACAGGAGGTCCAGGCGGCCGGCAAAAGGGTGGAGGTCGCCGCATTCAGCAATTCCAAATCGGATGAGATGGAGCGCCAGTGCGATGTCTATCACAATCTGGATAAGGAACCGATACTGTCTCTCATGAATATTTCCGAAGTCCTTACGCAGGACGGCACTTTGGAGATGGTCCGATGGAATTCAAAGACTGGGTCGCTTCGCAAAACGACAAGTTTGGTACGAGCGACGAAGATTGGAGCCTTCTGTCCGAATCCGGCGTCGTGA
- the trpD gene encoding anthranilate phosphoribosyltransferase, with amino-acid sequence MIKEAIIKVVDKQNLTYEEAYRVMDEMLSGETSPIQNAAYLSALSTKSTTAGTTDEIAGSAAAMRAHALGFHSDLKALDIAGTGGDNSGSFNVSTAASIVAAASGIPVAKSGNRAVSSRCGSADVMEALGTETDQSPTKAESLLRDAGYCFLNSQRYHQSLRFVGSIRKHLGIRTVFNVLVPLTNPARPSCCVLGVYDMPLLEPLARVLGSLGVERGMTVFGSDRIDEISISDKTFLCEFDHDKIEAYSISPEDFGFQRASRSEIVGGTPEENAGIIIGILSGKKGARRDITVMNAASGIYCAGKAKSLAEGAEIAGNLIDEGAAMAQLERYRKQSSDL; translated from the coding sequence ATGATAAAAGAGGCGATAATCAAGGTCGTGGACAAGCAGAACCTCACCTATGAGGAAGCGTACAGGGTGATGGACGAGATGCTCTCCGGAGAGACCTCTCCGATACAGAATGCCGCCTATCTTTCTGCGCTGTCCACAAAAAGCACCACCGCAGGCACGACGGACGAGATAGCCGGGAGCGCGGCCGCCATGAGGGCGCACGCTTTGGGATTCCATTCAGATCTCAAGGCGCTCGACATCGCCGGGACCGGAGGGGACAACTCCGGGAGCTTCAACGTCTCCACAGCCGCCTCCATCGTAGCCGCGGCATCCGGGATCCCGGTGGCCAAGAGCGGAAACCGCGCAGTATCATCCCGCTGCGGATCTGCCGATGTCATGGAAGCTTTGGGGACCGAGACCGACCAGAGTCCGACGAAAGCCGAATCGCTTCTCAGAGATGCCGGCTATTGCTTCCTGAATTCCCAAAGATACCATCAATCCCTGCGGTTCGTCGGGAGCATCAGGAAGCATCTCGGAATCAGGACTGTCTTCAACGTCCTCGTGCCCCTGACGAATCCCGCGCGTCCCTCTTGCTGCGTTCTGGGCGTCTACGATATGCCGCTTTTGGAGCCTCTCGCCCGTGTGCTGGGAAGCCTGGGCGTAGAGAGGGGAATGACCGTGTTCGGAAGCGATCGCATCGACGAAATATCCATCTCGGACAAGACGTTCCTGTGCGAATTCGACCATGATAAGATCGAGGCCTATTCGATTTCGCCTGAGGATTTCGGGTTCCAGAGGGCTTCCAGATCAGAGATCGTAGGCGGGACCCCGGAGGAGAACGCCGGCATAATCATCGGGATTCTGTCCGGAAAAAAAGGCGCCAGGCGCGACATAACCGTCATGAACGCCGCTTCCGGAATATATTGCGCCGGGAAAGCCAAAAGCCTGGCCGAAGGGGCCGAAATCGCCGGGAATCTCATAGACGAAGGTGCCGCCATGGCTCAGCTGGAGAGATACAGGAAACAGAGCTCCGATCTGTGA
- a CDS encoding P-II family nitrogen regulator, whose translation MKLITAMIRPDMCQAVKDALKREGQNGMTMTQVHGRGTQAGLRFTTRVGDILVDEIEKTRVDVVVEDDSAVRRLADAIAEAAYTGHNGDGIIMVTPIETFVRIREMGDAKRSGEGKEPSRPTDN comes from the coding sequence ATGAAGTTGATTACAGCGATGATAAGGCCTGACATGTGCCAAGCGGTCAAGGATGCCTTGAAGCGCGAGGGCCAGAACGGGATGACGATGACGCAGGTCCATGGGAGAGGAACCCAAGCGGGCCTGCGCTTCACCACCAGGGTGGGCGACATACTCGTCGACGAGATCGAGAAGACGAGGGTGGACGTTGTCGTCGAGGACGATTCAGCGGTCCGCCGTCTCGCGGATGCCATAGCGGAAGCGGCTTATACCGGGCACAACGGGGACGGGATAATCATGGTCACTCCCATAGAGACGTTCGTCCGCATCAGGGAGATGGGCGACGCAAAGAGGTCTGGGGAGGGGAAGGAACCCTCCCGCCCCACAGACAATTAA
- a CDS encoding ammonium transporter codes for MNEISEEIISATGTVASVGSAAGPGEISWILICSALVFIMVPGVALFYGGMLRKQSMTSIMTQTLAAMGVMTVSWFLVGYSLSFSGDGILIGSFDSILLHGVSEEAVDGISEMEFAIFQMMFSMITAAIVIGACAERIRYSAMIWFLVIWSVVVYAPMAHWVWGGGLIDRFLTVLDFAGGTVVHICAGATGLALIAFLGSRSDHVKASRAHNVPFAFIGGILLWFGWFGFNGGSGLSADGVSVHAIMTTQISAAGGLLSWSLAQYMKVGRVGTLGMITGAVAGLVAITPGAPYIGYGESLLVGIAGGVICFFAVRLFRAKVPLDDALDVFAVHGTGGIWGAIATGIFADPALSGGIRGLAFGGTDLFVGQIAAVLITLAFCFTVSYAIIWVLSKLMRVKLTPEEEMIGQDLAENAEPAYMM; via the coding sequence ATGAATGAGATCAGCGAGGAAATAATTTCGGCCACGGGGACGGTAGCCTCCGTAGGGTCAGCCGCGGGTCCGGGAGAGATATCTTGGATTCTTATATGCTCTGCTTTGGTGTTCATCATGGTCCCGGGGGTCGCCCTGTTCTACGGAGGGATGCTTCGCAAGCAGAGCATGACTTCCATCATGACCCAGACCCTTGCCGCCATGGGCGTCATGACTGTCTCATGGTTCCTCGTTGGATATTCCCTGTCCTTCAGCGGGGACGGCATATTGATCGGATCGTTTGACAGCATCCTGCTCCACGGCGTGTCCGAGGAGGCTGTCGACGGCATATCCGAGATGGAGTTCGCGATCTTCCAGATGATGTTCTCCATGATCACCGCCGCGATAGTTATCGGTGCATGTGCCGAGAGGATACGCTACAGCGCCATGATCTGGTTCCTTGTCATCTGGTCCGTCGTCGTCTACGCGCCGATGGCCCACTGGGTATGGGGAGGAGGTCTCATCGACAGATTCCTGACGGTGCTGGATTTCGCAGGCGGCACTGTGGTGCACATCTGCGCAGGAGCCACGGGACTCGCTCTGATCGCGTTTTTGGGGAGCAGAAGCGACCATGTCAAGGCTTCCAGAGCCCACAACGTTCCGTTCGCTTTCATCGGAGGGATTCTGCTGTGGTTCGGCTGGTTCGGATTCAACGGAGGGTCGGGTCTGTCAGCGGATGGCGTATCCGTTCACGCCATCATGACAACCCAGATAAGCGCGGCCGGAGGGCTGCTCTCATGGTCGTTAGCTCAATACATGAAGGTCGGGCGCGTCGGGACTCTCGGGATGATCACCGGAGCGGTAGCAGGGTTGGTTGCTATAACCCCAGGAGCGCCATACATAGGATACGGCGAATCGCTTTTGGTGGGCATCGCCGGCGGCGTCATATGCTTCTTTGCGGTGCGTCTGTTCCGCGCCAAGGTGCCTCTGGACGATGCGCTTGACGTCTTCGCGGTTCACGGTACCGGAGGGATATGGGGCGCAATCGCTACCGGCATATTCGCCGATCCGGCCCTCTCCGGTGGGATCAGAGGTTTGGCATTCGGCGGTACCGATCTTTTCGTCGGGCAGATAGCCGCTGTTCTGATCACTTTGGCTTTCTGCTTTACTGTTTCGTACGCCATAATCTGGGTTTTGTCGAAGCTCATGAGAGTCAAGCTGACGCCGGAGGAAGAGATGATAGGGCAGGATCTGGCTGAGAACGCCGAGCCCGCTTACATGATGTGA
- a CDS encoding ATP-binding protein yields the protein MEIIREDYLKMLASAKDMPSTAKILTGMRRTGKTTILKQYVDRLRTMGVNDDNIFHINLDLLVDVPDNSWLLEQIEPVLKKKGMHYILIDEIQDVDGWERFVSMLIARDDCDIYITGSNSKMLSSELATKLSGRYIEINILPLSFKEYLELHPGDKEKRFDEYLRFGGLPMIDPDRGETVCADQSEGVFNTVMMKDILSRISGNARRLTAICRFLYSNIGNVTNADRISDALKIPKDDVYKYMDEIVSAHLFYHADRYDIVGKKYLKSKGKYYAADLGMRYMTLNPGSLVDLSKPLENVVYFELLRRNYKVSVGSYMNSEIDFTAMKSKTAEYYQVSQTMMAEETYSREMRPLKAVSDNYEKTILTMDRFGLGNDNGINIVNVIDWLLE from the coding sequence GTGGAAATAATCAGGGAAGACTACCTAAAAATGCTGGCCTCGGCCAAAGATATGCCGAGCACCGCCAAGATCCTTACTGGAATGAGACGTACGGGAAAAACCACGATACTGAAACAATATGTGGATCGTCTGCGCACTATGGGCGTAAATGACGATAACATATTCCATATCAACCTGGACCTTCTGGTTGACGTACCGGATAATTCCTGGCTTCTCGAACAGATTGAGCCTGTTCTGAAAAAGAAAGGGATGCATTACATCCTCATAGACGAGATACAGGATGTGGATGGGTGGGAAAGATTCGTGTCGATGCTTATCGCCAGAGACGATTGCGACATATACATCACCGGGTCCAATTCCAAGATGCTGTCCTCAGAATTGGCCACAAAATTATCCGGGAGATACATTGAGATCAATATCCTCCCCCTTTCATTCAAAGAATACCTGGAACTGCATCCGGGGGATAAAGAGAAAAGATTCGACGAATACCTCAGATTCGGAGGCCTTCCAATGATCGACCCCGACAGAGGAGAAACTGTATGTGCAGATCAATCCGAGGGAGTGTTCAACACCGTGATGATGAAGGATATACTGTCACGCATATCCGGAAATGCCAGAAGGCTCACAGCCATCTGCAGATTCCTTTATTCGAACATCGGCAACGTAACTAACGCAGACAGGATATCTGATGCGCTCAAGATACCGAAGGATGACGTCTACAAATATATGGATGAGATCGTCTCCGCCCACCTGTTCTATCATGCAGACAGATATGACATCGTCGGGAAGAAATATCTGAAATCCAAAGGAAAATACTACGCTGCGGACTTGGGAATGAGGTACATGACACTGAATCCCGGAAGTCTGGTCGATCTCAGCAAGCCATTGGAGAATGTCGTATACTTTGAATTGCTGAGAAGGAATTATAAGGTGTCCGTTGGCAGTTACATGAATTCGGAAATAGATTTCACAGCCATGAAAAGCAAAACAGCGGAATATTATCAGGTTTCACAGACCATGATGGCGGAAGAGACCTATTCAAGAGAGATGAGACCTCTGAAAGCGGTTTCCGACAACTATGAGAAAACGATTCTGACCATGGACAGATTCGGACTGGGCAACGATAATGGGATCAATATCGTTAATGTGATCGATTGGCTGCTCGAATGA
- a CDS encoding ABC transporter ATP-binding protein has product MIEVKDVFFSYGSKEVLKGISFSFEDNGILSILGPNGTGKTTFLRCVCGQSKPSSGTISVDGTDIARLRGRELARKIGYVPQAAQASRMSVFDSILMGRRPYIDWMASEEDIDKVTEVIEGLGMESLSLKYLTEISGGELQKTQIARAIVQEPSVLVLDEPTNNLDIANQHRTMEMISGIVRSRGMCTVMTMHDINLAVHYSDSFLFLKDGKIAAYGGSEVITEELIKEVYGMEVEIIDHRGLPFVVPKSSPMYAR; this is encoded by the coding sequence ATGATAGAGGTCAAGGACGTCTTTTTTTCTTATGGCAGCAAAGAGGTGCTCAAAGGGATATCCTTCTCGTTCGAGGACAACGGAATCCTATCCATACTGGGGCCCAATGGAACCGGAAAGACGACCTTTCTGAGATGCGTGTGCGGCCAAAGCAAGCCGTCGTCCGGAACCATCTCAGTGGACGGCACGGATATCGCCCGTCTTCGCGGGAGGGAGCTAGCCAGAAAGATAGGGTATGTGCCGCAGGCCGCCCAGGCATCCCGCATGAGCGTGTTCGATTCCATTCTGATGGGGAGGAGGCCTTACATCGATTGGATGGCTTCCGAGGAAGACATAGACAAGGTCACAGAAGTCATCGAAGGCCTGGGGATGGAGAGCCTCTCGCTCAAGTATCTCACGGAGATCAGCGGGGGAGAGCTCCAGAAAACCCAGATCGCAAGGGCCATAGTCCAGGAGCCGTCGGTCTTGGTCTTGGATGAGCCGACGAACAATCTCGACATAGCCAATCAGCACCGCACCATGGAGATGATATCCGGGATCGTCCGCTCCAGAGGCATGTGCACCGTGATGACCATGCACGACATCAATCTGGCAGTGCACTATTCCGATTCGTTCCTGTTCCTCAAAGACGGGAAGATCGCCGCCTATGGCGGAAGCGAAGTGATAACCGAGGAGCTCATCAAGGAAGTGTATGGCATGGAAGTGGAGATCATCGACCATCGCGGGCTTCCGTTCGTCGTCCCTAAGTCATCGCCGATGTACGCAAGATAA